The following are from one region of the Segatella oris genome:
- a CDS encoding ABC transporter ATP-binding protein, which translates to MIEVKHLYKSFGDKEVLKDINAVFEDGKTNLIIGQSGSGKTVLIKNLVGLLEPTSGEVLYDNRNFVTMSKKEKVLMRREMGMIFQSAALFDSLSVLENVMFPLDMFSTMNYRERVKRAQECLDRVNLIDAQQKFPDEISGGMQKRVAIARAIVLNPKYLFCDEPNSGLDPKTSLVIDELLSGITKEFNITTIINTHDMNSVMGIGENIMFIYHGRKEWQGNKNEIMSSTNKKLNDLVFASDLFRKVKEVETEGHNTHNVEKREAK; encoded by the coding sequence ATGATAGAAGTTAAGCACCTATATAAATCGTTCGGAGATAAAGAGGTATTGAAGGATATCAATGCCGTTTTTGAAGACGGGAAGACCAATCTTATTATCGGACAGAGCGGTAGTGGAAAGACGGTTCTCATCAAGAACCTCGTCGGACTGCTTGAACCTACGAGTGGAGAAGTGCTCTATGACAACCGCAACTTCGTCACAATGTCGAAGAAAGAGAAAGTGTTGATGCGGCGGGAAATGGGTATGATTTTCCAAAGTGCAGCGCTTTTCGACTCTCTCTCAGTATTGGAGAACGTGATGTTCCCCTTGGATATGTTCTCAACAATGAACTATCGGGAGCGCGTGAAGCGTGCACAGGAATGCTTGGACCGCGTGAATTTGATAGATGCTCAGCAGAAGTTTCCTGATGAAATATCGGGAGGTATGCAGAAACGTGTGGCCATAGCGCGGGCCATCGTACTCAATCCGAAGTATCTTTTCTGTGATGAGCCGAACTCGGGGCTTGATCCTAAGACGTCATTGGTTATTGATGAACTGCTTTCGGGCATCACTAAAGAATTCAATATCACGACTATCATCAACACACACGACATGAACTCGGTGATGGGAATTGGCGAAAACATCATGTTTATCTATCATGGACGCAAGGAATGGCAGGGCAACAAGAATGAAATCATGAGTTCCACAAACAAGAAACTCAATGACCTTGTCTTTGCAAGTGACCTGTTCAGGAAAGTGAAAGAGGTGGAAACGGAAGGTCACAACACGCACAACGTCGAAAAGAGAGAAGCGAAATAG
- the lptB gene encoding LPS export ABC transporter ATP-binding protein: MKENMDETHLTTLRTEGLVKRYGKRTVANGVSINVKQGEIVGLLGPNGAGKTTSFYMTTGNVVPNEGHVYLDDEEITNYPVYKRARAGIGYLPQEASVFRKLSVEDNIMAVLEMTKLSHAQQLEKLESLISEFRLNKVRKNKGDQLSGGERRRTEIARCLAIDPKFIMLDEPFAGVDPIAVEDIQHIVWRLKYRNIGILITDHNVQETLSITDRAYLLFEGRILFHGTSEELAANPVVRKNYLSENFVYRKFKPNEEDEAYER, translated from the coding sequence ATGAAAGAAAATATGGACGAAACACATCTGACAACGCTCCGAACAGAAGGCCTTGTGAAACGCTATGGCAAACGAACGGTGGCCAATGGGGTAAGCATCAACGTCAAGCAAGGTGAGATTGTAGGACTTCTCGGGCCTAATGGTGCGGGCAAAACTACGTCTTTCTATATGACAACGGGTAACGTTGTACCCAACGAAGGCCATGTTTATCTCGACGATGAAGAGATTACCAACTACCCCGTTTACAAGCGGGCGCGGGCTGGTATAGGTTATCTTCCACAGGAAGCCAGCGTGTTTCGCAAGCTGAGTGTTGAGGATAACATCATGGCAGTGCTTGAAATGACGAAGCTTTCGCATGCCCAACAGCTCGAGAAATTGGAGAGTCTCATCAGTGAGTTCCGTCTGAACAAGGTGCGAAAGAACAAGGGCGACCAGCTTTCGGGAGGCGAACGCCGCCGTACGGAGATAGCACGTTGCCTGGCCATCGACCCCAAATTCATCATGCTCGACGAGCCTTTTGCGGGCGTAGACCCTATTGCTGTGGAGGATATTCAGCACATTGTGTGGCGCTTGAAATATCGTAATATCGGCATTCTCATTACCGATCACAACGTGCAGGAAACGCTATCCATCACCGACCGCGCTTATCTCTTGTTCGAAGGTCGCATTCTTTTCCATGGCACTTCCGAGGAGTTGGCAGCCAATCCCGTAGTACGCAAGAACTATCTGAGCGAGAACTTCGTCTACAGAAAGTTCAAACCCAATGAAGAAGACGAGGCTTACGAGAGGTGA
- a CDS encoding NRAMP family Mn2+/Fe2+ transporter — protein MEKIIKYQWIVYLLGWFVFQLFPAYFGLTSTSEEFLIQFLFIVGIIVIAICSFNFGVANGKLAGWLMFVFAMIVNVVVALATFIFLLGQSWHN, from the coding sequence ATGGAAAAAATCATAAAGTATCAATGGATAGTTTATTTGTTAGGGTGGTTTGTTTTTCAGTTGTTTCCAGCTTATTTTGGGCTTACTTCTACGTCTGAAGAGTTTCTTATTCAGTTTCTTTTTATTGTGGGAATAATCGTGATAGCTATATGTTCTTTTAACTTTGGTGTAGCGAATGGAAAGCTTGCCGGCTGGTTGATGTTTGTATTTGCTATGATAGTTAATGTTGTCGTTGCATTAGCTACGTTCATCTTCTTGTTAGGACAGAGTTGGCATAATTAG
- a CDS encoding MlaE family ABC transporter permease → MFIFKLFYKYLTTFGSYLLLMGRSLAVPERMRMFFKRYVKEMSQLGVDSIGIVLLISFFIGAVICIQMKVNIQSPWMPRWVSGYTTREIMLLEFSSSIMCLILAGKVGSNIASELGTMRVTQQIDALDIMGVNSANYLILPKILGLVTMMPFLVVFSSALGILGAYSTAYIGHMLSPDDLTLGIQHSFNAWFIWMSIIKSMFFAFVIASVSSFFGYTVEGGSVEVGKASTDAVVSSSVLILFSDVFLTQLLS, encoded by the coding sequence ATGTTTATTTTCAAGCTGTTCTATAAATACCTCACCACTTTCGGGAGCTATCTGCTGCTGATGGGACGGTCGCTTGCCGTGCCGGAAAGGATGAGAATGTTTTTCAAACGCTATGTCAAGGAGATGTCACAACTTGGTGTCGACTCCATCGGTATTGTGCTTTTGATTTCATTTTTCATTGGTGCAGTGATCTGCATCCAGATGAAAGTCAACATTCAAAGCCCCTGGATGCCCCGTTGGGTGTCGGGATATACAACGCGTGAGATTATGCTGTTGGAGTTCTCGAGCAGTATCATGTGTTTGATTTTGGCAGGAAAAGTGGGGTCGAACATCGCTTCAGAATTGGGAACAATGCGCGTAACGCAGCAGATTGACGCCCTCGATATCATGGGAGTGAACTCTGCAAACTATCTGATTTTGCCTAAAATATTGGGGTTGGTAACGATGATGCCGTTCTTGGTTGTATTCAGTTCGGCCCTCGGAATCCTTGGAGCTTACAGCACAGCTTACATCGGACACATGCTGTCTCCTGATGATTTGACCCTCGGCATACAGCATTCTTTCAACGCATGGTTTATCTGGATGAGTATCATTAAGAGCATGTTCTTTGCCTTTGTCATTGCCAGTGTGTCGTCATTCTTCGGCTATACGGTCGAAGGAGGCTCTGTAGAAGTGGGTAAGGCGAGTACAGATGCCGTAGTTTCCAGCAGCGTTTTGATTTTGTTCTCAGATGTATTCCTAACCCAGTTACTGTCATGA
- the der gene encoding ribosome biogenesis GTPase Der: protein MANLVAIVGRPNVGKSTLFNRLTQSRRAIVSDTAGTTRDRQYGKCSWNAKEFSVVDTGGWVVKSDDIFEDAIRRQVLVATEEADLVLFLVDVTTGVTDWDEDVATILRRAKLPVILVANKVDNSSEYYEAAEFYKLGIGEPQCISAATGGGTGDLLDMIVDKLPQENPETIEDEIPRFAVVGRPNAGKSSIINAFIGEDRNIVTEIAGTTRDSIYTRFDKFGFDFYLVDTAGIRRKNKVSEDLEFYSVMRSIRAIENSDVCILMLDATRGVEAQDMNIFQLIQKNNKSLVVVVNKWDLVEEKSQKVIDTFEAAIRNRMAPFVDFPIIFASALTKQRIFRVLETAKQVYLNRKTHVGTSKLNEVMLPIIEAYPPQSVKGKYIKIKYCTQLPNTQIPSFVFYANLPQYVKENYRRFLENKIRENWSMHGCPINVFIRQK, encoded by the coding sequence ATGGCAAATTTAGTAGCTATTGTAGGCCGCCCGAATGTAGGTAAGTCTACGCTTTTTAACCGCTTGACGCAATCTCGTCGCGCCATTGTCAGCGACACGGCAGGCACAACTCGCGACCGTCAGTATGGCAAATGCTCATGGAATGCAAAGGAGTTTTCAGTTGTAGATACAGGCGGTTGGGTCGTAAAATCCGATGATATATTTGAAGATGCAATACGCCGTCAGGTGCTTGTTGCCACAGAAGAGGCCGATTTGGTGCTCTTCCTTGTCGATGTTACCACGGGGGTTACCGACTGGGATGAGGATGTTGCCACAATTCTTCGCCGTGCAAAGCTGCCTGTTATCCTTGTTGCTAACAAGGTTGACAATAGCAGTGAATACTACGAGGCAGCCGAATTCTATAAATTGGGCATCGGCGAACCGCAGTGTATCAGTGCTGCAACCGGTGGAGGTACAGGCGATTTGCTCGATATGATCGTTGACAAGCTGCCACAGGAAAACCCGGAAACCATTGAAGATGAAATCCCTCGCTTTGCCGTTGTGGGTCGTCCGAATGCAGGAAAGAGCAGTATCATCAATGCTTTCATTGGTGAAGACCGCAACATTGTGACCGAGATTGCAGGCACAACGCGTGACAGTATCTACACAAGGTTCGACAAGTTCGGTTTCGATTTCTATCTTGTTGATACCGCAGGTATACGTCGTAAGAACAAGGTTAGCGAGGACTTGGAGTTTTATAGCGTGATGCGTTCTATCCGAGCCATTGAAAATAGCGATGTATGTATACTCATGTTGGATGCTACCCGCGGTGTTGAAGCGCAGGATATGAATATCTTCCAGCTCATTCAGAAGAACAACAAGAGTCTTGTTGTCGTGGTAAACAAGTGGGATTTAGTAGAGGAGAAGTCGCAGAAAGTGATAGATACTTTCGAGGCAGCCATACGCAATCGCATGGCACCTTTCGTTGACTTCCCCATTATTTTCGCTTCAGCTTTGACCAAACAACGCATCTTCCGTGTGCTCGAAACGGCCAAACAGGTTTATCTGAACCGTAAAACGCACGTGGGAACTTCTAAGCTTAACGAGGTAATGTTGCCGATTATCGAGGCTTATCCACCACAGAGTGTGAAAGGAAAATACATCAAAATCAAGTATTGTACACAGCTTCCGAACACCCAGATACCCTCGTTTGTGTTCTATGCCAACCTGCCACAGTATGTAAAGGAGAACTATCGCCGCTTCTTGGAGAATAAGATACGCGAGAATTGGAGCATGCATGGTTGTCCTATCAATGTGTTTATCCGTCAGAAATAA
- the era gene encoding GTPase Era — MHKAGFVNIVGNPNVGKSTLMNQLVGERISIATFKAQTTRHRIMGIVNTDDCQIVFSDTPGVLKPNYKMQEMMLAFSESALTDADILLYVTDVVENPEKNMDFLDKVKKMKIPVLLLVNKIDESDQKTLGDIVTKWHSLLPNAEILPLSAKNKFGVDMLLKRIKELLPESPAYFDKDQLTDKPAKFFVSEIIREKILLYYDKEIPYSVEVRVERFKENDSVIHINAVIYVERDSQKGIIIGHQGIALKKVSSEARKALEKFFGKKIFLETFVKVDKDWRSSQRELDSFGYNPE; from the coding sequence ATGCATAAGGCAGGTTTCGTAAACATTGTAGGCAATCCGAATGTTGGAAAGAGTACGCTGATGAACCAACTCGTCGGCGAACGCATCAGTATTGCTACGTTCAAGGCGCAGACAACGCGTCATCGTATCATGGGAATTGTCAATACAGACGACTGCCAGATCGTGTTTTCTGATACGCCGGGAGTGTTGAAACCCAACTACAAAATGCAGGAGATGATGCTTGCTTTCTCGGAATCTGCACTCACAGATGCCGATATTCTGCTTTATGTTACTGATGTTGTAGAGAACCCGGAGAAGAATATGGACTTCCTTGATAAGGTCAAGAAGATGAAGATTCCTGTGCTTCTCTTAGTGAATAAGATTGATGAGAGCGACCAAAAAACGCTTGGTGACATTGTAACGAAATGGCACTCGCTGCTTCCCAACGCAGAGATTTTGCCTCTTTCTGCCAAGAATAAGTTTGGTGTTGATATGCTCTTGAAACGTATTAAGGAGCTTCTTCCCGAGTCACCTGCGTATTTCGATAAGGACCAGCTTACTGATAAGCCGGCTAAGTTCTTTGTAAGTGAGATCATTCGCGAGAAGATTTTGCTCTATTATGATAAGGAAATACCTTATAGTGTAGAGGTACGTGTGGAGCGATTTAAGGAAAACGACTCTGTCATTCATATCAATGCGGTGATTTATGTGGAGCGCGATAGCCAGAAAGGAATTATCATCGGTCATCAAGGTATAGCCTTGAAGAAAGTTAGTTCGGAGGCACGTAAGGCTTTGGAAAAGTTCTTTGGCAAGAAGATTTTCCTCGAAACGTTCGTCAAAGTGGACAAAGACTGGCGCTCATCACAACGGGAATTAGATAGCTTTGGATATAATCCGGAGTAA